In Bacilli bacterium, the following are encoded in one genomic region:
- a CDS encoding HD domain-containing phosphohydrolase: MFSYVAEHIALILPVMMLVTAACLAAFFFMLKKARLMKKRWLRSLDLGRRIAPENGLEQNLTRMLEMVAAMVTAPTYTFYIHDQNKNVHLLRAVHHQAPNFGKVEPSYSGLAEYKKEQYLPPLSIAPEVSPAKLRMRKVGRVEFLDIPVADIGLIRVGPMRKYHYNRKIKRELEAFQEMAQNSLRQLLMLEEVRNKSTVIVTAGQAMQRINSIALDVNSTTDFMLNLAMKITQADGGFFAVQSGDRFRLAAISKDANFRHDLLPRDELAGILVKLSELKREQADIRLFSENENDFYKLPPEIAATGARTVAIIDLSERREEPCRRMMVLWHLAPPQQAVWKEACASLRPVIGNMREVLGQQQLFRGFSAHYVDILKTLAQLQDNLAVYTAGRSELMGKYAMVIAREMGLAAEEIRNVALAAYLSNIGNIGISLDLVHKEGRFSEAEYELIKLHAEVGASIVQSMLGNERASSYILHHHERMDGNGYPAGLTGNEIPFGARIIAVVETFLALTSGRKYRQPLSFEQAIERLRNAAGTHLDASIVDLFLNWFARKQAELTG, translated from the coding sequence TTGTTTTCGTATGTTGCGGAACATATCGCATTGATATTGCCCGTCATGATGTTGGTGACGGCGGCTTGTTTGGCGGCGTTTTTCTTTATGCTCAAAAAAGCGCGCCTGATGAAAAAACGCTGGCTGCGTTCGCTCGATTTGGGCCGCCGCATTGCGCCGGAAAACGGGCTGGAGCAAAATTTGACCCGCATGCTGGAAATGGTCGCGGCGATGGTTACGGCGCCCACTTACACATTTTATATCCATGATCAAAACAAGAACGTCCATTTGTTGCGGGCGGTTCATCATCAAGCGCCAAACTTCGGCAAAGTGGAGCCGTCTTACAGCGGATTGGCGGAATACAAGAAGGAGCAATATCTCCCGCCGCTTTCCATCGCTCCGGAAGTTTCACCCGCAAAACTGCGGATGCGCAAAGTGGGCAGGGTGGAGTTTCTCGACATTCCGGTGGCGGATATCGGTTTGATCCGGGTCGGTCCGATGCGCAAATACCATTATAACCGCAAAATAAAACGGGAACTGGAAGCGTTTCAGGAGATGGCGCAAAATTCGCTGCGGCAATTGCTGATGCTGGAAGAGGTGCGCAACAAGTCAACGGTTATCGTGACCGCCGGCCAGGCGATGCAGCGGATTAACAGCATTGCGCTGGACGTGAACTCGACAACCGATTTTATGCTGAATTTGGCCATGAAAATCACGCAAGCGGACGGCGGCTTTTTCGCTGTTCAATCCGGCGATCGTTTCCGCTTGGCCGCGATTTCCAAAGACGCGAATTTCCGGCATGATTTGCTGCCGCGCGATGAATTGGCCGGAATACTGGTAAAATTGTCCGAATTAAAGCGTGAACAAGCCGACATTCGGCTGTTCAGCGAGAACGAGAATGATTTTTACAAACTTCCGCCGGAAATTGCGGCGACAGGCGCGCGGACCGTGGCGATCATCGACCTTTCCGAACGGCGCGAAGAGCCATGCCGCCGCATGATGGTGCTTTGGCATCTGGCTCCTCCGCAACAAGCTGTCTGGAAGGAAGCATGCGCATCCTTGCGCCCGGTGATCGGGAATATGCGCGAAGTGCTGGGGCAGCAGCAATTATTCCGCGGTTTTTCCGCCCATTATGTCGATATTCTGAAAACGCTGGCGCAGCTGCAGGACAATTTGGCGGTATATACCGCGGGACGATCCGAATTGATGGGCAAATACGCGATGGTCATCGCCCGGGAAATGGGACTTGCCGCGGAGGAAATCCGCAATGTGGCGCTCGCGGCTTATTTGAGCAATATCGGCAATATCGGCATCTCGCTGGATCTCGTGCATAAGGAAGGAAGATTCAGCGAAGCGGAATATGAATTGATCAAGCTGCATGCCGAAGTGGGCGCTTCAATTGTGCAATCCATGCTGGGAAATGAACGCGCGTCCTCCTATATTTTGCACCATCACGAAAGAATGGACGGCAACGGCTATCCGGCAGGTTTAACCGGCAATGAAATCCCTTTCGGGGCGCGTATAATTGCCGTTGTGGAAACATTTCTCGCCTTGACCAGCGGCCGAAAATATCGCCAGCCGCTATCGTTTGAGCAGGCGATCGAGAGGCTGCGAAACGCCGCCGGCACACATCTGGACGCTTCGATCGTCGACCTGTTTTTAAACTGGTTCGCCAGAAAGCAAGCGGAATTAACCGGCTAG
- a CDS encoding glycosyltransferase family 2 protein has protein sequence MPKTLIVIPAYNEEAGLGSVLEKLREFQNIADILVVNDGSNDQTLEVARRFAVFIVSHPINLGYGAALQTGYRFAFAHGYDYVVHFDGDGQHHPDDLRQLIHELWKDTADIVTGSRILGESRFTLGLRKSIAFLWFTTIIRLFTGIKVTDPTSGLRGLSRRAFSYCAFSTSFPHDFPDADMIIHMHYQGFKMREFPIRSQKREQGKSMHSGSIRHAIYMLKVTMGIINMMVFHLLFERRKG, from the coding sequence TTGCCAAAGACGTTGATTGTCATTCCCGCTTATAACGAAGAAGCGGGATTGGGAAGCGTTTTGGAAAAGCTGCGCGAGTTCCAAAACATCGCCGACATCCTTGTAGTCAATGACGGATCGAACGATCAAACGCTGGAAGTCGCCCGGCGCTTCGCCGTTTTCATCGTCTCCCACCCGATCAATCTGGGATACGGCGCCGCTTTGCAAACAGGATACCGGTTTGCCTTTGCGCACGGGTATGATTATGTGGTGCACTTTGACGGAGACGGCCAGCATCATCCCGATGATTTGCGCCAATTGATCCATGAACTGTGGAAAGACACCGCGGACATTGTGACCGGATCGCGCATTTTGGGCGAATCCAGATTCACGCTGGGCTTGCGCAAAAGCATTGCCTTCTTGTGGTTTACGACGATTATTCGCCTGTTCACCGGCATCAAAGTGACCGATCCGACTTCGGGGCTTCGCGGGCTATCGCGCCGGGCTTTTTCGTATTGCGCATTCAGCACTTCTTTTCCCCACGATTTTCCCGACGCCGATATGATTATTCACATGCATTATCAAGGGTTCAAAATGAGAGAGTTTCCCATCCGCTCACAAAAGCGCGAGCAGGGCAAAAGCATGCATTCCGGGTCGATCAGGCACGCGATCTATATGCTGAAAGTGACGATGGGCATCATCAACATGATGGTGTTTCATTTGCTGTTTGAGAGGAGAAAAGGCTGA
- a CDS encoding DUF2304 domain-containing protein, protein MSDVLKIIVLMIGLSLCIWVVTLMARKKMNERNTLVWLGGVIAILVLSIHPHWLDVVSGWIGVDYPPSLLFLFSFIVLLVVNLYQSSQISQLYAKIKEVSQAMALEQVQTESYREEAAAAKSTDEG, encoded by the coding sequence ATGAGCGACGTATTGAAAATCATTGTGCTGATGATCGGGTTATCGCTGTGTATTTGGGTCGTGACGTTGATGGCGCGCAAAAAAATGAACGAACGCAATACGCTTGTTTGGCTCGGCGGGGTAATCGCGATTTTGGTTTTATCCATTCATCCGCATTGGCTTGATGTGGTGTCCGGATGGATTGGCGTCGATTATCCGCCGTCGCTGTTGTTTCTTTTTTCATTTATTGTGCTGCTCGTTGTGAATTTATATCAATCGAGTCAAATCTCGCAACTGTATGCTAAAATAAAAGAAGTTTCCCAAGCGATGGCTTTGGAGCAAGTGCAAACTGAGAGCTACCGCGAGGAAGCGGCCGCCGCCAAATCAACCGACGAAGGGTAA
- the rimP gene encoding ribosome maturation factor RimP: MGRQPIQDTVEQLVRPFLEKENFELVGVEYVKEGSNRFLRVFIDKEGGIEIDDCGKVSEYLSAKLDETDPIAESYILEVSSPGAERPLKNDRDFANAVGKNVFVTTYEPIAESKEFTGKLLSFADGVLTVRAGEREYAIPVGKVASARLTIVI; encoded by the coding sequence ATGGGCAGGCAGCCTATTCAGGATACTGTGGAACAGTTGGTTCGGCCGTTTCTTGAGAAAGAAAATTTTGAATTGGTGGGCGTGGAGTACGTTAAAGAAGGCTCGAACCGGTTTTTGCGCGTTTTTATCGATAAGGAAGGCGGTATCGAAATTGATGACTGCGGCAAAGTGAGTGAATATTTGAGCGCGAAATTGGACGAAACGGATCCGATCGCGGAAAGCTATATTTTGGAAGTCTCCTCGCCGGGAGCGGAACGCCCGCTCAAAAACGACCGTGACTTTGCCAACGCGGTTGGTAAAAACGTGTTTGTGACTACATACGAACCAATCGCCGAAAGCAAGGAATTTACCGGCAAGCTGTTGTCTTTTGCCGACGGCGTGCTCACGGTGCGGGCAGGCGAACGGGAATATGCCATTCCGGTTGGGAAAGTCGCTTCCGCCAGATTAACGATTGTGATTTAA